Proteins from a genomic interval of Euleptes europaea isolate rEulEur1 chromosome 18, rEulEur1.hap1, whole genome shotgun sequence:
- the LOC130490678 gene encoding vomeronasal type-2 receptor 26-like codes for MMESHCRMQTKNYQHVQALVFAVNEINENPLILPNISLGFCIYENTFDLRKTYETTLAVPSTRNGMLPNYKCDQKDKLLAVIGGIDSETSLQIANVLRYYKIPQLAYGSFDHLLKDKQRFPSLYLMAPDNGFQYVAIAQLLLHFTWTWVGLIVPDNDSSHTFVQTLVQVLIQNGICIEFTETISIINMDFKGLALIKRIESMSKTLTQGRANVIVLYGDSHSLFGFRLLIASYLQWSMKPIGKVWIASTDCDITSMKSQNIMDLLSFNGTLSFATQANEILGFREFLHTLDPHHTFADIFIHDFWKEAFACVFRRADSATQNKQKYCTGEEKLDTLSGSVFEMSMTSQSYNIYTAIYTIAQAFHSMYTLRPKSTLKLSRRPLEPWDMQPWQLHPLLQKVLPKGKDESTTRYDIVNWILFPNLSFNQVKVGRMDFATPRNHHNYSIDEDAIIWNSVFNQTIPHSLCTERCHPGYSKMQQKEQPVCCYDCVPCPKGTISDEMDLEQCVSCANDRYSNKDRNKCLPKWISFLSYQEPLAIILVALVVAFALITACVLWVFVKHHDTPIVKANNRDLTYMLLISLLLCFLSSLLFIGHPGKVTCLLQQSAFGTIFSVSVSCILAKTITVVLAFMATKPGNRMRKGVGKHLAKSVIISCSLIQLGICAVWLGTSPPFPELDMHSQSDQIIVKCNEGSVILFYAALGYMGILALISFIVAFLARRLPDSFNEAKFITFSMLVFCSVWLSFVPTYLSTKGKYMVAVEIFSILASSVGLLSFIFFPKCYIIILQPSMNTRELLMQKRKSAME; via the exons ATGATGGAATCTCATTGCAGAATGCAGACCAAGAACTACCAGCATGTCCAGGCACTAGTTTTTGCTGTTAATGAAATCAATGAGAACCCCCTGATTTTACCCAACATATCCCTGGGATTCTGCATATATGAGAATACTTTTGATTTAAGGAAGACTTATGAGACAACTTTGGCTGTTCCCTCAACTCGGAACGGAATGCTTCCAAATTACAAGTGTGACCAGAAGGACAAACTGTTGGCTGTTATAGGAGGGATAGATTCTGAAACGTCTCTTCAGATTGCAAATGTCTTACGCTActacaagatcccacag TTAGCTTATGGTTCATTCGATCACTTACTCAAGGACAAACAAAGGTTTCCTTCCCTCTACTTGATGGCACCAGACAATGGTTTCCAGTATGTGGCCATAGCACAGTTACTCTTGCATTTTACATGGACATGGGTTGGACTCATTGTTCCAGATAATGACAGCAGTCACACGTTTGTGCAGACTTTGGTGCAAGTGCTCATTCAAAATGGCATTTGCATTGAATTCACAGAAACAATTTCAATCATAAACATGGATTTCAAAGGCTTGGCGCTTATAAAACGAATTGAATCAATGAGTAAAACTCTCACACAGGGGAGAGCGAACGTGATAGTTCTTTATGGGGACTCCCATTCCTTGTTTGGGTTTAGATTACTGATAGCTTCCTATTTACAATGGTCAATGAAGCCCATAGGAAAAGTTTGGATTGCCTCAACTGATTGTGATATCACCTCAATGAAATCTCAGAATATCATGGATCTGCTGAGCTTCAATGGGACCCTGTCCTTTGCAACCCAAGCCAATGAAATTCTGGGATTCAGGGAATTTCTCCACACCTTGGACCCTCATCATACCTTTGCTGACATTTTCATTCATGATTTCTGGAAGGAAGCATTTGCCTGTGTATTTAGAAGGGCTGACTCTGCGAcacaaaataagcaaaaatactgCACTGGTGAGGAGAAGCTGGATACCTTGTCTGGGTCTGtatttgaaatgagcatgactaGTCAAAGCTACAACATCTACACTGCCATTTATACCATTGCACAAGCGTTCCATTCAATGTACACCTTGAGACCCAAAAGCACTTTGAAACTGAGCAGAAGACCCTTGGAGCCTTGGGATATGCAGCCATGGCAG CTCCACCCACTTTTGCAGAAAGTCCTTCCTAAAGGGAAAGATGAATCAACAACTCGTTATGATATTGTAAATTGGATATTGTTCCCAAATCTGTCTTTTAACCAAGTGAAAGTGGGAAGAATGGACTTTGCAACTCCTAGAAATCATCACAATTACAGTATTGATGAGGATGCCATTATATGGAACTCTGTGTTTAATCAG ACTATTCCACATTCATTGTGCACCGAAAGATGTCATCCTGGATACAGCAAGATGCAACAAAAAGAACAGCCggtttgctgctatgattgtgttCCATGTCCCAAAGGGACAATTTCTGATGAAATGG ATTTGGAGCAATGTGTAAGTTGCGCAAATGATCGCTATTCAAACAAGGATCGGAACAAATGTCTTCCTAAGTGGATTAGCTTCTTATCCTATCAAGAGCCTCTagcaatcattttggttgcattgGTTGTTGCCTTTGCTTTGATCACAGCTTGTGTGCTGTGGGTCTTTGTGAAGCACCACGACACACCTATAGTGAAAGCCAACAACCGAGATCTTACGTACATGCTTCTCATCTCCCTTTTATTGTGCTTCCTCAGCTCTCTACTCTTTATCGGCCATCCAGGAAAAGTGACCTGCCTTCTCCAACAAAGTGCTTTTGGCACCATCTTCTCTGTTTCCGTTTCTTGCATCTTGGcaaaaaccatcactgtggttctGGCTTTCATGGCCACAAAGCCAGGAAACAGAatgaggaaaggggtggggaaacacTTGGCAAAATCTGTGATCATTTCCTGTTCACTCATACAACTTGGCATTTGTGCTGTGTGGTTGGGAACCTCTCCTCCATTCCCAGAGCTTGACATGCATTCACAAAGTGACCAGATCATCGTGAAATGTAATGAAGGATCTGTCATCCTGTTTTACGCTGCCTTGGGTTATATGGGTATTCTGGCACTCATTAGTTTCATTGTGGCATTCCTAGCCAGGAGGCTGCCTGAtagtttcaatgaagccaagttcatcactttcAGTATGTTggtgttttgcagtgtttggctCTCTTTTGTTCCCACCTATctgagcaccaaagggaaataTATGGTGGCAGTAGAGATCTTCtctattttagcttctagtgttgGATTGCTGAGTTTCATATTTTTCCCTAAATGCTATATCATTATTCTTCAGCCCAGCATGAACACAAGGGAACTTctaatgcagaaaagaaaaagtgcTATGGAATGA